TCGTAATAAATCGTTCTCTATAATCATTAATCATTTCATTAATCTTGTTTCGATCTTCTTTTGTTAAAAATGGAGAAACCTCTATCGTCGGTACTGAAAATCCTTCAACCGGTACTGTTGAAATCATATAATCTACACCATGTGATTTAAGAAATCGTTCAGAAATATCATAGGCTGAAAATGCATCTAATATTTCTAGTTCCGGATAAATATTTGTAATCCGACTTTTCAATAATTGAGACGTACCAATACCCGAGCCGCATAAGAGAATGACTTTAATTTGTACCACTTCTTCATTCGATAATCGTTCTATTGAAGATGCGAAATGTAACGCTAAATATGCGATTTCATCCTCATTAAATGTCACTTGATAATTTTCTTCTAAAATCCAAATATGTTGCTGAATAGCTAACACTAAATCGTAATATTCTTTCAAAATTTCATTTTTTAAAGGGTTCGTATGAGACATATTAAATGTCATCCTATGAATTGCTGGTTGTAAATGCGTAACAAGTCCAGTTGCTAACTTATGATCATGGTTCAAAGGAATACCAATTTGGGCACTGACTTTTTGAATGAGTAACTGCGTTAAATCAGACAATTCATGTTGCGTTTCTTCATCATGATATTTATTCACACGTGCACCTAGTAAATGCAGTGTAATAAATGCCGCTTCACTTTTAGGAAACGCAATATCAAAGACATCCTCTAATCGATTCATCATTTGAATAGCGATTTCAAAAGTTTCAGTCTTGCTCAACCTGTCATATTCATCATCAGGAATCTCAAATACAAAGTCTTCCCTTGCACGATGAATTGCAATAATAATATGATAAATCAGTCCATCAATCGCTACTTGTACTAATTGGAAATCTTGATTGCTTAATGTAGAAATCACAGCACGTCTAATTTTTTCAAGTTCATCCTTTGAAAAAAGATCAATGCCAATCTGTGCAGTAGATTTACGAAAGTACTCATGAACAACGTGCGCATAAGCCTCTCTTAATTTCTGCTCATTACCCTCAATTACAAAACCTTTGTTCCTTTTATAAACTAGCAATAACTCGTAAGATTCTAACCACAGTTGAACTGACTTCAAATCATCCACAACCGTGCGACGAGATACATTCAATAAATCCGCTAAACTTTGAGAACTCATCGGTTTTGAAGATTCGAATAATCTAAGAATAATCTGTTCTTTACGTTCATTTTTAGAATAATGAATATCCAGCTCAACTTGCGCATCACGATGATGATCTTCTCGATACGACACTTTGACGCCTAAACTCTTATTTCGATCAACATTAATATCCAATCGCTTCTGATACGATTCCAAAAATTCTAAATCATATTGAATCGTACGTTCTGAAACTTGGAATAATAACGCCAATTCCGAAATAGTAACAAAGCCATTCTCAGATGATAAATAAGACAACATATTACTTTGTCGTTTACTAAGCAATCAAATAACCTCCCTATGTATATTGTAAGCGTTTCCTAATGGTAGTAGATGTGTAATCTATTTCGTTTTAAAATCCGAAACATTTCACATCTATATTATTGTTAACATTACACATAAAAGCCCGAGGTGTCATTAGGAGAGTGGTGAGGTGGATGTGATGTTGGTGGATGTAGGACATGGAATGTGAGGTGGATTGGGTTTGTTGCTGGGCTTGAGGTTGAGGGTAACTCTTGGATTAACTTCGGCATTAACTCACGACTTGGGCCATTTCTTGGATTAACTCTCGCGTTAACTCACGACTTGA
The Mammaliicoccus sp. Dog046 genome window above contains:
- a CDS encoding BglG family transcription antiterminator — encoded protein: MLSKRQSNMLSYLSSENGFVTISELALLFQVSERTIQYDLEFLESYQKRLDINVDRNKSLGVKVSYREDHHRDAQVELDIHYSKNERKEQIILRLFESSKPMSSQSLADLLNVSRRTVVDDLKSVQLWLESYELLLVYKRNKGFVIEGNEQKLREAYAHVVHEYFRKSTAQIGIDLFSKDELEKIRRAVISTLSNQDFQLVQVAIDGLIYHIIIAIHRAREDFVFEIPDDEYDRLSKTETFEIAIQMMNRLEDVFDIAFPKSEAAFITLHLLGARVNKYHDEETQHELSDLTQLLIQKVSAQIGIPLNHDHKLATGLVTHLQPAIHRMTFNMSHTNPLKNEILKEYYDLVLAIQQHIWILEENYQVTFNEDEIAYLALHFASSIERLSNEEVVQIKVILLCGSGIGTSQLLKSRITNIYPELEILDAFSAYDISERFLKSHGVDYMISTVPVEGFSVPTIEVSPFLTKEDRNKINEMINDYRERFITSYTSVGPNLKDVLPERYIHVESKASSRDEAIQMSVQTLVDAGDVNKQYGEDIMHHLDKFGPYMVIGPNIALLHSNFDHVNVPVSMAITQFKDGIDFGHDRFDPVKVIVVLATSHPKMHLNALGQLSRILMDEKMRNAFIEGSKENIIKTIQYVSESEEGI